The following coding sequences lie in one Rutidosis leptorrhynchoides isolate AG116_Rl617_1_P2 chromosome 6, CSIRO_AGI_Rlap_v1, whole genome shotgun sequence genomic window:
- the LOC139853760 gene encoding uncharacterized protein, with product MWIWHAFFGPAGLNNDINVLNESDLFEDLLDGRAPEVRYTINGHEFTKGYYLVDGIYPEWATLVKSFKCPLEPKNIKFKRFQEATRKDGERAFGVLQGRWAILKHPARPYSINKIRRIMYTCVILHNMITEDNERNICGLEEDYLRHQENMPRHTWQERVELQDRVDREMRDRRAHHNLRNNLIEHIWTLPDDYIVRNN from the coding sequence ATGTGGATTTGGCACGCTTTCTTTGGTCCAGCGGGTTTGAACAATGATATTAATGTTCTTAATGAATCGGATTTGTTCGAAGATTTATTGGATGGTCGAGCTCCGGAGGTCCGTTACACTATCAACGGGCACGAATTTACAAAAGGGTATTACTTGGTAGATGGCATATACCCAGAATGGGCAACACTTGTCAAGTCGTTTAAATGTCCACTTGAgccaaaaaatataaagtttaaacgTTTTCAAGAAGCCACGAGAAAAGACGGGGAACGAGCTTTCGGTGTTCTTCAAGGTCGTTGGGCAATACTAAAACACCCAGCAAGACCTTATAGTATCAATAAAATACGTCGAATCATGTACACTTGTGTTATACTTCACAACATGATCACCGAAGACAACGAGCGCAACATATGTGGCCTCGAAGAGGATTATCTCCGACATCAAGAAAACATGCCGCGACATACTTGGCAGGAAAGAGTTGAGCTCCAAGATCGGGTGGATCGAGAGATGCGAGATCGAAGAGCGCATCATAACCTTCGCAACAATTTGATCGAACACATTTGGACACTCCCGGATGATTATATTGTTCGAAACAATTAA